The proteins below are encoded in one region of Belonocnema kinseyi isolate 2016_QV_RU_SX_M_011 chromosome 5, B_treatae_v1, whole genome shotgun sequence:
- the LOC117173702 gene encoding uncharacterized protein LOC117173702: MLWDSYKEELRGRLGKFSTNYSSIDELEHAADFLRRAALTTSYENNCPTSTVKSMKESECWNTHLQKLRKKTKALKTSGASVRNRRIITFPVFSEYQTDLEEEAWGQELRRAEWNFALKVVDSKKVEWAVGSFCRFKSPGAASIYSVLLQKGLEVVISPLTKLFGASIALKHVTSAWKYGTVTFIPKPEREGYTAAKDFRPISLTSFISKMLERLVDRYIRDEVLLASPLHRGQHTFQAGCSVETALHAVVAKSEQQFKRGML, translated from the exons ATGCTCTGGGACTCATATAAAGAGGAACTCAGAGGAAGGCTAGGGAAATTTTCCACAAACTATAGCAGTATTGATGAGTTAGAGCACGCAGCGGATTTTCTGCGAAGGGCTGCTCTGACTACATCGTATGAAAACAATTGTCCCACAAGCACAGTTAAGTCTATGAAAGAATCAGAATGTTGGAATACGCACCTGCAGAAGCTTCGAAAAAAGACAAAAGCGTT GAAGACTAGTGGGGCCTCCGTAAGGAATCGAAGGATAATCACTTTCCCGGTTTTTAGCGAATATCAAACCGACCTAGAGGAGGAAGCCTGGGGCCAAGAGTTGAGGAGGGCCGAGTGGAATTTTGCCTTGAAGGTTGTAGACAGCAAAAAGGTGGAATGGGCTGTGGGGTCCTTCTGCCGTTTTAAATCACCAGGGGCGGCTAGCATCTACTCAGTGCTTTTACAAAAAGGCCTGGAAGTTGTCATCTCTCCTCTGACGAAACTATTTGGGGCAAGTATCGCCCTGAAACATGTGACATCGGCATGGAAGTATGGTACAGTGACTTTTATTCCCAAACCCGAGAGAGAAGGTTACACTGCTGCAAAGGACTTCAGACCGATCAGCCTTACGTCTTTTATTTCAAAGATGCTGGAGAGGCTGGTCGACAGATATATCAGGGATGAGGTGCTTTTGGCCTCACCGCTACACAGAGGGCAGCATACCTTTCAGGCAGGCTGCTCAGTAGAGACGGCACTTCATGCTGTTGTGGCAAAATCGGAGCAGCAGTTCAAAAGGGGTATGCTTTAG